From Paenibacillus physcomitrellae, the proteins below share one genomic window:
- a CDS encoding DinB family protein → MKTIKRMMDHLYWADGRILDAIEENEIKNKDLLKLVRHIAVAERVWLSRLQGRGAAHYSLWEEAEDLLTIRTMFEENAEQYRIYIEGIEESDLDEIIDYANQSGVPFQTSVRDILLQVLLHGQYHRGQINRALRIEAAEPVQVDYITFARL, encoded by the coding sequence ATGAAAACGATCAAGCGAATGATGGACCACTTGTACTGGGCTGACGGGCGTATTTTGGACGCAATCGAGGAGAATGAGATAAAGAACAAGGACCTGCTGAAGCTTGTTCGGCACATCGCGGTCGCGGAACGAGTCTGGCTGTCAAGATTGCAGGGCAGGGGCGCCGCGCACTATTCGTTGTGGGAAGAAGCGGAAGACCTGCTGACGATCCGTACGATGTTCGAAGAAAACGCCGAGCAATATCGCATCTATATCGAAGGAATCGAGGAATCCGATTTGGATGAGATAATCGATTATGCGAACCAGAGCGGTGTTCCGTTCCAAACGTCCGTCCGCGACATCCTGCTGCAGGTCCTCTTACATGGACAATATCACCGGGGACAGATTAACCGGGCACTTCGGATCGAAGCGGCTGAGCCTGTCCAAGTCGATTACATTACGTTTGCGAGACTCTAA
- a CDS encoding helix-turn-helix transcriptional regulator produces MTNIFYVEYDAAHNSSFVFDIPEGHNCWLLVITQTPAQFWVDGKLREYPPHCAVLFEPHQKIYYRACAEQYVNDWIRFETDEPYVTETSLPFGSPFPLDDPEYCHRLFQLLVIENSFNKDYKKSSIDCLLRTLFNKLLESYFREEITPQHYNLLKLRSAIHNNPTHPWTVSEMAEILSISPGYLQVIYKKSFGLTCMDDVIHSRIRLAKEYLIHSPYTVAEIADRCGYRNVEHFCRQFKQLTGSSPKKFNKRNTGSGAGTPGPTKLNP; encoded by the coding sequence ATGACAAACATTTTTTACGTCGAATATGATGCGGCGCATAACAGCAGTTTTGTTTTTGATATTCCGGAAGGCCATAATTGCTGGCTGTTGGTTATTACGCAGACCCCCGCCCAATTTTGGGTGGACGGCAAGCTGAGGGAGTATCCGCCCCACTGTGCAGTGCTATTTGAACCGCATCAAAAGATCTATTACCGGGCATGCGCCGAACAATATGTCAATGACTGGATCCGCTTTGAAACTGATGAGCCTTACGTGACTGAAACTTCGCTGCCCTTTGGCAGTCCTTTTCCTTTGGACGACCCCGAATATTGCCACAGGCTGTTCCAGCTTCTGGTCATTGAGAACTCGTTCAACAAAGACTACAAAAAATCATCCATTGATTGCCTGCTCAGAACGCTGTTCAACAAACTGCTGGAGTCTTATTTCCGCGAGGAAATTACGCCTCAGCATTACAATCTTCTAAAGCTGCGGTCGGCTATCCATAATAACCCTACCCATCCTTGGACGGTGTCGGAAATGGCAGAAATCTTAAGCATCAGCCCCGGGTATCTCCAGGTCATCTACAAAAAATCCTTTGGCCTGACGTGCATGGATGATGTCATTCACAGCCGGATCCGCTTAGCCAAGGAATATCTCATCCACAGCCCCTACACGGTTGCGGAGATTGCAGACCGGTGCGGGTACCGGAATGTGGAGCATTTCTGCAGACAATTCAAGCAGCTAACCGGTTCCTCGCCCAAGAAATTCAACAAAAGAAAC